From Verrucomicrobiota bacterium:
CCCCCTTCTGGGGAGCAATTTGCGCGAAAACGGAGATGAAAGTGGAGTTTCCCCGTGTCCCGAAGGGGTGTATTCTTATGATGAAGAGATATATATCTTACTATTAGAAAGATACTTACAACTCTACATCTAACACGTTCCCCGCTCCTTTACAAAACTATTAGCCTGTCCCTTATTTTAGAGGACGAGGGCCTCGGTGCAAATTGCTCCCCCGATGCAGCAGCGTGGTCCCAGCCGCTTTGCTATTTTCCGAATCAAAGGTATCGTTACGGCTCTAGCTAATGAGAAGCAACCGGGCCTTTTGGCCGGGGAGTGTCGCGGGGGCCCGGTGGATGCAGGGGGGGACAGGGCTGCCCGGATAATCGACGGCAATACGCCAGAGGTCGCCGAGCCCGAAGGAAAAAGGCTGCGCCTGCGGGAGGGCGGCATAATGCAGGTCGTAACAATTTTCTCTCAGGTACTCACGGAATCCGTCGTTATCTTCCCCGCCAAAGAGACTGAGGAGGGCGGCACGGATCCCGGGAATATCGGTGCACCTTTGCGCTTCGTCATTGCGCAGGCCTTCGGAAGAGGCCGCATGATAACTGCAAAGATAAGTGTCGGTATCGACCGTGGCACTGTCCACGTGGAAAGAATAAACATCCGTCGGCACGGGCCCTGCATCTGTATCGCAGGGATAATCATGAATGCAATCAAGGATGGGGGAAAGACCACAATCTCGGAGGAGCTGCTGGTCCCCTAGGAGAATATCTCTGGCGGCCCGCCCTTGGCTACTTAAAGAAAGGGCCTTGAGCCGGGATTCATCGACAGTCATGATTCCTGCGTCCACAGCCAGAGCCTCTACGACCTCACTAAAATCTCCGGGTAGGGTACGCCGCCAACACAAGGCATTTACACCATCCCCGAAAGGGGTCCCGACAAGTTCATCAAAACTGTCCACCACCTTGATCCGGTGATAACCCGACGGCAGTGTGAAACGTGGCGTGTGTGCAGTCAATGGGGCTGGGAGATGACTTCAATCGAAGGTTGGCCAGAGGGAGTGGGCACCTGCTGGACCTCTGTCGGGACCACCTCGGCAGCAGGGGCTTGGCTGACCCGGCCTGTCACGGGAGGAAGATGGTCGAAGCCGTAATCAAATAAAGCCACGGCATCACGCCATTTATTCGGGCTATTCAGGAGGGTCAAATAAACCTCCCTCCCGTTTCTTTTTACCACGGCGGCATAAGTGTGCCGGGAGCTATAGGTCCACCCCGTTTTGGCCGAACTCATCCCTGGGTATTTGCCCAGGAGTTTATTATGATTTTTAATCGTTTGACGGCCTTGCGCTGTTTTCAAAACATATACCTTTGTCCGGAAGAGTAGTGCTAGGTCGGGAATCGACGTAGCTTTACGGAAAATAATCATCAAGTCCGAGGCGGTCGTGTACATACCCTCCTTCGGAAGCCCGTTAGGATTACGAAAAACGGTATTTCGACAGCCCAACGCCCGGGCCCGGTCATTCATCATCGCGATAAAATCCGCATCCGACCCGCCTGTATAACGGGCCAAAGCCTTAGCCGCGTCGTTATCCGACCCGATGGCCATGGCATGCATTAAATCAACGACTGAAACGGTTTCCCCTACGATCAAAGGGACATGGCTGGGCTCGACTTTGGTGTCAGATGCGATGATTTTTACCCGTCCATTGATTCCCTTGGTTTGATAAACGAGCAGGGCCGTCATGAGCTTGGTCACACTGGCGGGGGGGTGTTGCTGGTGGGGATTCCTCTGGGCGATGATTTTACCTGTAGCACCATCGACCAAAAGGAAGGCCCGGGCCTGGACCCCCTCGATAGAAGGACGCAAATACGTCTCAGCAGCAAAGGTACCCACTGAACAAAAACAAAAAGCCGCAAGGGCCAAACCTGTCGAAAGCTTTAAAAAATAACCAGACATACGCATCGGGTGAAAATAGGTTCTCAGGGATTCTGGTCAAGCCTCAATCCGGATGAAATAAATCTTCAAATCATCGGGGAGGGGTGAGCCATACCGCCTGTTCTCCTTAAATATTCAATTATTTTAAGAATATAAACGAGTCACCCTGCTCCGAATACTCCCCTCGATGGATGTCCGCTGGTCGGTATCAATGAGTTTGCGCCCATAACGATCCGTCAGGAAAAAATGGTCAATGGCCTTTTTCCGGAGTGTTTCGATTTCGGAAAAA
This genomic window contains:
- a CDS encoding D-alanyl-D-alanine carboxypeptidase family protein — translated: MRMSGYFLKLSTGLALAAFCFCSVGTFAAETYLRPSIEGVQARAFLLVDGATGKIIAQRNPHQQHPPASVTKLMTALLVYQTKGINGRVKIIASDTKVEPSHVPLIVGETVSVVDLMHAMAIGSDNDAAKALARYTGGSDADFIAMMNDRARALGCRNTVFRNPNGLPKEGMYTTASDLMIIFRKATSIPDLALLFRTKVYVLKTAQGRQTIKNHNKLLGKYPGMSSAKTGWTYSSRHTYAAVVKRNGREVYLTLLNSPNKWRDAVALFDYGFDHLPPVTGRVSQAPAAEVVPTEVQQVPTPSGQPSIEVISQPH